In Castor canadensis chromosome 11, mCasCan1.hap1v2, whole genome shotgun sequence, a single genomic region encodes these proteins:
- the LOC109675751 gene encoding LOW QUALITY PROTEIN: Fc receptor-like protein 2 (The sequence of the model RefSeq protein was modified relative to this genomic sequence to represent the inferred CDS: inserted 3 bases in 2 codons), with translation MKDPKCTKQSQAQQGTKRRPQEHPEGRNPAELFSTPRLKVRPTQPTEXSVTLSCDTWLPSARSTTQLHYSFLRDSYTLRSGWTSLKFEISAIWKEDSGYYQCEAKTASYSVSKRSHQSYIDVQRVPVSQVSLEIQPPEDQAVEGEALVLVCSVIEGTGVITFSWHREDTNERLGSKTQHSQRAELKIPFIRESDVGGYYCTADNSYGPLQSKMVNITVKIPVSHPVLTFSAPGSLAFTGDVVKLHCEDRRASPPILYWFYRENITLGNTSAPRGGGASFXLSLTAQHSGNYSCEADNGRGPKRSEVVTVHVTEPPPKVRLMNGPHRCEGRVEVEQEGHWGTVCDDGWDMKDVAVVCRELSCGAAKHTPAAILYPPEAEKALPVLIQVALCDGTEEALAECEQVKTFDCGHEEDAGAICEGG, from the exons AGCTGTTTTCCACACCTCGGCTGAAAGTCAGACCCACCCAGCCTACAGA CTCAGTGACCCTGTCCTGTGACACTTGGCTCCCTTCAGCTAGGTCAACGACCCAGCTGCACTACTCTTTCCTCAGAGACAGCTACACCCTGAGGTCAGGCTGGACCTCATTGAAGTTTGAGATCTCAGCAATATGGAAAGAAGACTCGGGATATTACCAGTGTGAGGCAAAGACAGCATCTTACAGTGTCTCAAAACGTAGTCATCAATCTTATATAGATGTGCAGA GAGTCCCTGTGTCTCAAGTCTCCTTGGAGATCCAGCCCCCAGAGGACCAGGCTGTTGAAGGGGAGGCACTGGTCCTTGTCTGCTCTGTGATTGAAGGGACAGGGGTCATCACGTTTTCCTGGCACAGAGAGGACACAAATGAGAGACTGGGAAGTAAAACTCAGCATTCCCAGAGAGCAGAGCTGAAGATCCCTTTCATCAGGGAGAGTGATGTTGGGGGATACTACTGTACAGCTGACAACAGCTATGGCCCCCTCCAGAGCAAGATGGTGAACATCACTGTGAAAA TTCCAGTGTCACATCCTGTCCTCACCTTCAGTGCTCCTGGATCTCTGGCCTTCACTGGAGATGTGGTGAAGCTTCACTGTGAAGACAGGAGAGCATCTCCCCCCATTCTGTACTGGTTTTATCGTGAAAATATCACTCTGGGGAACACCTCAGCACCTCGTGGAGGAGGAGCATCAT ACCTTTCTCTGACTGCACAGCACTCTGGGAACTACTCTTGTGAGGCTGACAATGGCCGGGGTCCCAAGCGCAGTGAGGTGGTGACTGTCCATGTCACAG AGCCCCCACCCAAAGTCCGTTTGATGAATGGTCCCCACCGCTGCGAAGGACGGGTGGAGGTGGAACAAGAAGGTCACTGGGGCACTGTGTGTGATGATGGCTGGGACATGAAGGATGTAGCTGTGGTGTGCCGAGAGCTGAGCTGTGGGGCAGCCAAGCATACACCTGCAGCCATACTGTATCCACCGGAGGCAGAAAAGGCCCTGCCTGTGCTCATTCAGGTGGCCCTGTGCGATGGGACAGAGGAGGCACTGGCTGAATGTGAGCAGGTCAAGACCTTTGACTGTGGACATGAAGAGGATGCAGGGGCCATATGTGAAGGTGGGTGA